One Pelmatolapia mariae isolate MD_Pm_ZW linkage group LG1, Pm_UMD_F_2, whole genome shotgun sequence genomic window, GTAGGTGATGATGCATATACACTCAGCATGCACTTCATTCCAGACCCTTCAAACATTTTCTCTAAATCTCTGTCACTTATTTGTTTTCCAAGCAACTTTCTAATAAGGTTGGCCTTTGGGTAAAAGACTCTTTAAAGCTAAAAGAACTTCAGTGCATATGTGCACCTTATCTCTCAAGTTATCAGTATTatgcaataacaaaaaaaaattgcactgaAATAGACAGCATGATAATGTTTTGTGGTGATGTGGTTAATTTGAAAGCTTTTTAAACAACAGCCTGCCAAGTTGGAAAAGTAAATGCTGCAATATGTTACCCTGTATTTTCCCCCAAGTTTTTAACTAAACTTATTTGCAATCATCAGTCACAGTAGTTCATATTATTAgtagattttattatgttttcagatccatttttatttcagttcagttaCTTTCCACATTGTGTTCCCTTATTTCAGTTAAGTTTTTATTACCTTCACTTTAGTTATAGTTGATCATATGCACGAATACCTCCTGGTTTAAGTTTTGTTGACTAACTTTGACCAGACTTATAAAAACTAACTTTTCcctcattattttttaatttttaataattattattattagtgagTGGCATAGTGGTGCAGTGATTAGCACCTCCCAGCAAGACGGAATGGGATTACCCTCCAGGCTTGGGACCCTTCTGCGTGGGTTTTCTCTCACACCCCAGGGACTTGTATGTTAGGTTAACTGTTGATTGTAAGCTGGCTGTAGGTGTTAATGTTAGCCCTGTGGTAGACTGGCgatctgtccagggtgcaccCCACCTCTGATCTTATTACAGCTGGGACATGCTCCAGAACCCCCACgatcctgaattggataagcagttcAGAAAATGCATAGATGTGTGGATAATAGTTAGTTTTCTATAATCCCAATACGATTTCAGTTAGCTTCCCCCCCCCCAAGCTCACTGGTCATGGTcttaattaaatgtaaaaacagagaTTATTTCGCAGGGAAGAATGATTGTGTGCAGCAGGACCAATCTACAGTAGCCTATAATAAATATGGTGAAGTAACCCTGTCAGCTATTGGTTAGGAATTAACACAAGAAATATATTTTGAATTCTTTCAttaaatatatttgtgtgggttgCGGCTTTCACTAATTAGGTCACTTTGCACAACTGAGACCGAGCAGGCCAATAATTCATACAAAAATTTCCACTTGGGCCCGGTAACGTCATTTACAACCTTCATCTCGGTGTATGTGTCTCTAGATAAACCGAAAGAGTCGCATTCCCTGATCACTTGTCACCAGTCACTAAGACCTGCCTGCAACCTGCTCAACTAGTTTGAACCGAGAGGAATTTATGAGACTTTCCTGCAAATCTGCCCTCACAAACCTCCCAGATACACTTTCGCCATAAAAGAAGCGTCAACAAACACTCCTCATCTGGTTGtccacaaacaaaacatttgatGAAAACACACAACTTAGCAAGCTAACCCAACTCTTATGGTCCCAGGTTGTTTGGCATCCACGGTGAAGCATCACCTCTTTAAAGAACACTTTTTCCTTTCATATTTTCAAATTAAACAAGGCACATAAGGAAACACGAACACGgaaaagtcattaaaaatatCGAAAAGTCAACAGGGAGTCTATAAAGGGATTATTATGAGAACATTAAACTTACAGTCATGCTTAGATAAGCAGTTTCGCTTGCCTACCTCTCTCACCGCTACGGTTCAAAAACATCAACTTCTGAGCTTTCGAGAGGCCGCAAATGACGAGCCACCACTTCTGGACGGTTTCCCACACACGCTCTCAAAGTTTAGTATCCGCGGAGAGCTGCCGTTTTCAGGAGATATGTTAAGTTTGCCAACGTTTCTGCTCAGAGAACCTGTTGCTGACAGCTCGGTGTGTCACACCAACAACATGGCTGACGACGAGTGATTGGAGCCTGCGGGGCGCTGCTAACGTCCGGCGAgtgggaggagagagaaagggaggaaTAAAAGTGGAACAGATGGAGAAGGAGAACAATCGATGGGATGGGAGGCAGATAAGAGACAAGTGAGGGTAATATTATACAATATGGAGCCAGACTAGGAGAATAATGGAGAAGAGATTAAAATCCTTGTATGACTTGGAGATTATTCATTACAAATTATGAGATAAGGATATTCTGAGAGTATACTGTCATATATTTTGAAATTATATAGGTACACGTTCTGTGATTATACAGTCATGTGTTCTGAGATTATACAGCCATACACTCTGAGATTATATAGTCATATATTCTGAGATTACACAGTTGCACATTTGCAAGAAACAATTCAGAAATCCTCTGCGATTAAAGTCACAAAGAGTAGCTCACTTTGGAAATTTGGATCAGCCTATATAGCCAACCAGTAGTGTACTGTATTCGGTAAATCAACTCATTGCCTGTTTTTAACTGGGTTTAGCTATGTAAATTTCCAAAGCCCAGAATTGTGATAACATCCAAATAATCCAGACTTTGAAGGGACACTGTTGTCTTAAATTAGACATCTTGTTTAATGTGGGTGGCACTTGGGTGTCCAGCAATCAGTCCTTTCCAAAACTGGTTGGAAATTTCTTAGTAACTGGACTGTAATTTGGCCAGATTTGGCTGCTTCAGTGGGACGAGGTCACAAGCTCTGAGGGAATGCATGATGGCtgcaaagagatttttttttaaatgatagaAAATTCAGTGGATGAAATTTTAATGTTAACAGATCTCCTGCCTCCATGAACACTCATTACGTACCATACATGCCCACTACTGATATAGCAGTTGcatttaaaaacacgatttaatGCCAGTAACTAAGTAAATAAGCCAATGAATTATAGTCTGGTCTTTTGTATATCGTTTGCAAAATATGGGGAATGATAGGCAGTAGACCACTGTGAAGGACATAAGGAGTCTATCTTCTAAAACCTACAAACATATATATTTCTTCCACCTACAGTTAAACTAATAGTTTTTACTTCATGTGATGTTCTTtaacattaatgcatgtaatgTTATTTAACACTGCTACAATGGATACACGCAAGGACATGACTGGGTACTGTGGTCATGGAAAACTCAGCTAAGAAGTACAACGAATTTCTATTTAACTGATATCtaaacaaaaactaataaataatacaaaactaTAATAGCGATGCTGTGTATATCATTCACTGCTACACATTATCaatagtttgtgtttttctgtttgtgtctgtgtggttcCTCTAAccttgtaaattaaaaaaaaaggtgctaTTTTCATCAGGTTCTGTTTTGACTCCGGTTTATTCCCACAGAGCGCTGctttatgtaataattttaaTGAGCTAGCTAactattattaattattattattttttctgtggAATATCATCGTTTGTGTTTAGTTTACTATAATGTGCAAGCGTTTTTATTCTGAAAAACTAAACATGTACTCTATTACCCATAGTCCCTTGAGGCGTACTTGCGGCAGCTTTGCGACATTTTCAAACGATTTTCGCGGTTTACGGCTAGTTTACAACTTTGCTACCTCCATGGTGAGTGGAGCAAAATGTTCAACAAGAAACCTCGGAGAAACTTTCGGCAAAGAAAAGACTGCTCCAGCGACGACGAGGACCAGCCAAAGAAGAGCGAAGAAGGAGAGGAAAACACGGAGAAAACCGCTCCAGCTGTGGTAAATAAGCCCCTTAAAGCCGCGCAGAGCCGCGGCATCACTTGCAGCTCCAAGCGGGAAGCGACGCCTCCGAAGCCGGATACCAGTGACGGAGAAGACGGGGAGAGCGTGGAAACgacagaagaaagagaagagagaaagaaagacaaggAGGGGACCATAAAGAAAGAAAcctctgttttgagtttctcTGACGATAAGGAAGGTAAGTAAATGTAAACGAGGCGCTTTAAGGTAGATATCTTTTACTCCTCAGCTCACTGACAACGTTAGAGCAACGTTAGGAATTTGGAAATATTAATCTCCTATTATCTGTTGGCaaaagaggtgaagaacctAAACCTCAAAGATACAGTGACAGTTCATAGAGTTCCTAAATGAGTTTATCCACTGTCACTGTTTTCCCTGTCATCTGTCCACATGTATCATCAGATGTCTATTAAACCCcatgtgttttactttattgGACCCGAAGGTGACAATAGACACCATTTCCCACATATTGAGACAATGTCACACATTTTGTGTGGCTCTACTTTGCAAAAGTAAAAACATACAATTCCCCCCTAAAACGTGTGACTTTTGAAGAAAAGCTGGTCTATGGGGGAATCCATATTGAAACCCAGTGAGGATTAACTAACAGGGCTGCAGCTGAAATACCCAACATTTAGTTTGTAGTGGTCTGATCATCCTAACAGAGGTTGGCGGTTGGCGGTAACAGCATATAATTCTGGTTTGTTTCACCTTCTCATAGCTGAGGAGTCTATGTTTAAATTGAAGAAGTCATCTGAGAAAGCAGTTCTGTTCCAAATTAGGAAGAAGGAGGCTCCGCCTGCCAAGACCATCGTCAGCACAGGTAGGTCCATGATGGGAACAAAGACTCTAAGAAACAGATcttgaatacagtatatgtgcatTAAATACACTCACTGGACAGGTGTGATATGTGTATCCAAAAGAATGCATCCATTCCATAGGAAGTGATGAGTAGGGAAGTGACAGCAACAGATCCATCCATGTGTTCACAGGTTTTTTCCTGGTTTAGTATCTGCAGTTTAGAGATGATTTTGGTAGAGGCAATGAGGCTGTGGGAACTTATTTGACAGAAATTGATGTGTTTTCAAGCCCATTTTGGTCATAAATAAACCAAAATGACTATTTTTCTAATCCTTTCTAATCTTAAGATTATACTGTTAAGGGTTTACATATATAGATTCTTTGCAATATCTAATGTATACCAGAACACATTTTTGGTGAGTAGAcagaataaacatttttatgtcttttagTCAAAATCAATGGCTTTCTGTTCTCTCTTCCACCTTCAGGGGCTGGTGGTGCTGTCTCATCATCTGCGTCACCCAGGCAAGATTATAGCAGTCAGGCGTCACCACTTTCTGTggatgatgatgacgacgacgacgatgatgatgatgatgctgacaATGATAACAAGGATAATGGGAGCAATGATGACAGTGATAGCAATGAACGTGGAGTGGGGTCTCTTTCAGCCAGCTCAGCCTCAGACTCTAGCAGTTCTTCTTATACGCCCGGTATGTTTTTGTCAAAGAGAAGGACTCTCAATTTGTTAGGACTACATGATATGATTAAAATCATCAGTTGTTAATCTGGATTCATGgctgtgtttttaaattcttctgCTTTGTTTGTGCCTGCAGTAAATATCCCCAATGCTAGAGAGATCGAGGCCGCAAAGAGACGGCGTCGTGCCAATCGAACCCAGAAAGAATTCATTCCCCTCAGTAGAGATGGCCAGAGTTCGGCTGGCAGCACACCAGATCACTACAGCAGGGAGGATGAAGATGACAGAGtcgatgatgatgataatgagcTGGATGATCACGAGAGGAGAATTGAATTTGCCCCACGGATGAGGAGCATCAGGGAAAGAATTGCTGAGAAACTTGGTATGAGAGGGCGGGATACAGAAAAAATAGTATGAGGAGGTGAGAAAGAAAGATAGAAATGGCAGGTgtagagagaagaagaaaggtggggaagcatgaaaataaaacaattaaagcTGTTTAAGTTAAAAAGAAAGGTGAAATTTGTCATAATAGGCCTGTCTGAATAGTTTGTATGGATTTGAACCAAACCGTGAATTTTAAATGTCCTATTCTGTGTATTTTAGGAGAAAGTGATGGCAGTCGGTCAGGGACTGATGGGGAGGAGCAGGAACTCTGGGAAGAGACACAAATTGGGAAGGGAGTCAAAAGACGACCAGGGGAGCAGGTATGAGGGCCCATTAACATCTTGTTTTTGATTCTCATTATTCTGTTAGCACATATCTATAAATGCTGTTACTGTAAGTTATGCACCTGTTTTATACCTTTATGTGTGTctttttgcattgttttgttgtcattgctttttgtctttgttctgCTGTGTTGACATCATTTTATCCTCCTTTTATCCTGATATTTTCGTTAGAGCCCATCTGGCAGTGACTCCAGCAGCTACAGCAGCAGTAGCATAAGCAGGCGAGATAGaggaagacagaagaagaaatctGCAGGAGTCAAAGTTCCAAAGATGCTTCCTCCTGTCACTGTCTCAACAGTCAAGAGAAGGATCGCTGGAAAGTTAGTTTGCTCTTTATTCCACACACTATAGCGATTTAAAATAGTAATGACAGAACAGATTAggattaaatgtttaaatgataCACTGTACAGCAGTAGTAATTCCTATTAGCATGATTCCAGAGGCCAATAAACGTTACATTTatacactgtgcttttattACTGCATGCTgccaaaacatgcaacacacaTTTCCCCCCATTGTACACTTAACTCCTCCactttgtaatattttttttctccctagaCTTGAGTCGTTGAAGGAGGTGTACAGAGCACGCCAGGCAGAGCTCAGAAGGATGGAGGGCGATGTTGAGGGTGCTAAAACCTCATTGGAGAATCTGGAGGAAAGCTCCTCAGAGAAGCAGCTTAAGTTTTACAGGACCATGACGACTTATGTCCACAACATGGTGGAGTGTTTGCAGGAGAAGGTCAGAAAAGAAAAGTTAGCATTTAAAGcaacaactgaaaaaaagagtAGTTTATCTTTAAGCTTTAAATTGTTCTACTGTGTATTCATATGATATTAACCAGTACAGcattatctctttttttttctcaatacTTGACTAAATTATCCCAGATAAATAATCCCACAATAATTTAGGTGACTCTCCTTTTATTCGCTGAAGGTTGTTGAGATCAACTCTCTGGAGCTGGAGTTGCACACTCTGCTGTCTGACCAGATGGAGGCGCTGTTGGCTCAGAGACGAGAGAAGATTAAGGAGCAGGCAGACCACCTGCAGCAGCTTAGCTGTgagtgaagtgtgtgtgtgtgtgtgtctctccaTGTATATTAAAACCTACTGTGCAGTGTGTCTCGGGatgtaatatttaaattaacTGGATGTAATTTGTAGATAACACAGCAGAGCAGAGTGCAAGTTCAGCCAATGGATCAGAA contains:
- the gcfc2 gene encoding GC-rich sequence DNA-binding factor 2; translated protein: MFNKKPRRNFRQRKDCSSDDEDQPKKSEEGEENTEKTAPAVVNKPLKAAQSRGITCSSKREATPPKPDTSDGEDGESVETTEEREERKKDKEGTIKKETSVLSFSDDKEAEESMFKLKKSSEKAVLFQIRKKEAPPAKTIVSTGAGGAVSSSASPRQDYSSQASPLSVDDDDDDDDDDDDADNDNKDNGSNDDSDSNERGVGSLSASSASDSSSSSYTPVNIPNAREIEAAKRRRRANRTQKEFIPLSRDGQSSAGSTPDHYSREDEDDRVDDDDNELDDHERRIEFAPRMRSIRERIAEKLGESDGSRSGTDGEEQELWEETQIGKGVKRRPGEQSPSGSDSSSYSSSSISRRDRGRQKKKSAGVKVPKMLPPVTVSTVKRRIAGKLESLKEVYRARQAELRRMEGDVEGAKTSLENLEESSSEKQLKFYRTMTTYVHNMVECLQEKVVEINSLELELHTLLSDQMEALLAQRREKIKEQADHLQQLSYNTAEQSASSANGSETQCEVSVGVKTEEDFDMAEDTQPSAEEQEQLQKNIADILLRSKAVFSDVQEDFCSVKKILSRFEEWRECYSESYHNAYISLCLPKLLNPIIRHQLLAWNPLKDTSGDFENLPWFTAVETFCHGHGHEELEHTDRQTLSSVIERTVVPKMTAYVELVWDPMSHQQSVCLTDVCHSLKEDYSIFDGEHTKPVKAFTEALVRRLRSCVDEDVFIPLYPKKFLEEASSLQRHFRDQQFWTAVKLLGNTGKWDLLLPESVLKELMLDKLLNRYLMTTLCSQTLSNNSVYACKKIADGLPPSWFKGESTCLPQLQNFRNHIVQKVHAICKQQPPKDPNTRSAVVDLLKVLSTIRCHDSIMAIAEKYHYEDAIYSHQLLNPETA